The Mesorhizobium sp. B2-8-5 genome segment CGACATCGACCTCGGCCTCGAGGAAAACGGACCGGTGACGGTGGTCGGCGACGGCACGATGCTGCGCGAGATGATCGTCAACCTGGTCGACAACGCGCTGCGCTATTCCAGATCTGGCGGTAGCGTCACGGTGAGGCTGGCGACGACGGATGGCGAGGCCGAGCTTACGGTGAGCGATGCCGGACCGGGAATCCCGGCGGAAGAGCGGGAGCATGTCTTCGAGCGCTTCTACCGCCTCGCCGGCTCGGCTGAGGAAGGCAGCGGTCTTGGTCTCGCCATCGTGCGCGAGGTGGTCGAGAATGCCGGCGGCAGCGTCACGCTGGGCGACGCCGCCGCGGGCGGGCTCAAAGTCGAGGTGCGGCTGCCGCTTGCGTGATCAGGTCGAGTGGCGACCCTTTTACTCTTCGTCCGGCAATTCAAGCGTCCGGCCGGCGTAGAGAATCCGCAAGATGATCACTTTGTCACCGGCGACTTCAAACGCGATCGTCGCGCGTCGGCGCCATCCTACCGTGCGCAAATCCGGAGCGATTTCGTCATGACGTGTGCCGCGCTCGGGAAAAGTCTCAAAGTCGAGGCAATAATCGACAATGCGCCCGACAAAGCGCAACGCGATTTCCACGCCAGCCTTCGGCGCGAGTTCGCTCAGCAGTTCGGCTATGTCTCGCTCGGCTGCAGCGTGGAATCTGACCCGGTATTTCATGCACCGGAGCGTGGTTTGGCGACGATCGCGTTGATGTGCTCCGAGAGATTGCGGCGCATCTGCTCGGCTGTCAAAAGCTTCTCAGGATTGGCGCGCGCATCCTGCATCGTCGGCACGACTTCCTCGCGCAGCCAGCGTTCAACCGCCGCGTCACGCGCCGCAAGCGTACGTAGGCCATCGCGGATGACCTCGCTTTCGGTGGCGTATTCGCCCGAGGCAACCTTATTTTTCACCATCTGTGCCATCTCAAGCGGCAGCGTGATCGTCAGGGGCTGGGAGTTTCGCATGACTCGTCTCCTCGATGCCCTCAATATAGCACAAACGCATGACTTTGTCATACACCTTAGGGGAAACCGCACACCAAACATGATGGTGTGCGGTGATCAATCAAGCCCCCTGCTCGTTGAACGGCGCCGGGCGCCACTTCACCACATAGTTCTCGAAGCGGGTGATGATGAACTCCACCACCAGCGCCATCACCGCCAGGATGATCATGGCGGCGAAGACGCCGTTGGCGTTGAAGGCGCCCTGCGCGGTGGAGATCAAGAGACCCATGCCCTGCTTGGCGCCGAGGAACTCGCCGACCACGGCGCCGACCAGCGCGAAGCCGAAGGAGACATGCAGGCTGGCGAGGATCCAGCTCATCGCCGAAGGGATGATGACCGAGGTGGTGATCTGCATCGGCGAGGCGCCGAGGATTTGGGCGTTGGCGATCATCGCCCTGTCGGCCTCGCGCACGCCCTGGAAGGCGTTGGCGAAGACAACGAAGAACACCATGACGACAGCCAGCGCCACCTTGGACGCCATGCCGAGGCCAAGCGCGATGATGAACACCGAGCCAAGCACCACGCGCGGCACCGAGTTGGCTATCTTGATGTAGATCGAAAAGACGTCCGCCAGCAGCTTGTTGCGGCCAAGGATGATGCCGGCCACGATGCCGCCGATGGCGCCGATGGCGAAGCCGAGGAAGGTCTCTTCCAGCGTCACATAGATCTGCAGCCAGAGCGGCCCCTGCGAGGTGCCTTCGGTGATCCAGGACCAGATCTGTTCCCAGATGCCCGACGGGCTGGAGAAGAAGAACGGATCGATGATGTTGTAATCGGCGCAGAGTTCCCAAAGGCCAAGGAAGACGACGAGGATTGCGAGGCGCAGGCCAATCACCAGAGCATGGCGCTTGCGCAGCCGTGCCCTTGCCTGCGCTTCGGCGGCGACGATCGAAGTGGCACGGGCGGCGGCCTGATCGGTGGGAGAAATGGCGGTCATGCTGTGTCTCCTGTCAATGGCCGGCCTGGAGGCCGCGGCTCTGGCCGAGCTGCACTTCCTCGCGCAGATCGCTCCAGATCACCTTGGCGATCTCGATGAATTTCGGATCGTAGCGGATGTCGGCCATGACGCGCGGGCGCGGCAGGTCGATGCGGTAGACGCTCTTCACCGTGCCCGGACCGGCGGTGAGCACATAGACCTTGTCGGCCAGCGCCACCGCTTCCTCGAGGTCATGCGTGACGAAGACGACGGATGATTTCAGCCCCGACCAGAGGCCCAGCAATTCGTCCTGCATGGCCGTGCGGGTCTGCATGTCGAGCGCGCTGAAGGGCTCGTCCATCAACAGGATCTTGGGCTGGTTGATGAAGGTCTGGGCAAGCGCCACGCGCTTGCGCATGCCGCCCGAAAGCTGGTGCGGATAATGTTTCTCGAAACGCGAAAGGCCGACACGGCCGATCCAGTCGCGCGCCTTCTCGTAGGCTTCCTTCTTCGGCGTGCCGCGGAAAAGCGGGCCGGCGGCGACATTGTCGATGACGCTGCGCCACGGAAACAACGCGTCGGCCTGGAAGACGAAGCCGATGTCGCGGCTGATGTCGGTCACCGGATTGCCCATGACGCGGACATTGCCGGTGGTCGGACGCAACAGCCCGGTGACCAGGTTGAGCGTCGTCGACTTGCCGCAGCCGGTCGGCCCGACGACACAGGCGAACTCGCCGCGCGCCACCGTCATGGTGAAATCGCGGATCGCCGTCATCATGTGCCCGTCGGGCGTGACGAAGCGCAGCGTCACGTCGTCGATGGCGATCGCGGCATCGGCCGGCGGCGCGGCCGGAGACAGTTTCTCCGCCGCCATGGTCTGCAACTGCATGGCACACTCCTATCGTGGTGGTGCGAGGATGCCTTTGGCTAAAGCCAGAGGGCTTGCCGCAGCTTGGCATCCGGAAGGCGCCGCTGCAGAATTGATTCAGGCAGCCGGCGCAAGTCGTTGTTCTCTAGAGCGGTTCGTCGTTTCACGCCAAACCGCTCTATCTCTTTGCTTGACGCAATTCCGGGCGGAAACCGTTTCACACTTTTCCTGGAATTGCTCCAAGGGCGGACCGATCGGCCCGCCCTCGCCTGTTGATGCTTACTTGGCGGCGTCGACGAACTCGGTCGTGTAGGTTTTCGACAGGTCGATCTGCTTGCCCTGCAGGCTCTTGGAGAAAGTCGACAGAACCTTCAGCACGGTCTCCGGTCCATCGGCCGGCATGCGGCCATCCGGCGTGAACATCGCCTTGCCGCCGGCCAGGCCCTGCACATAGAGCTCCTTGCTGCCGGCGTAATAGTCCTTCGGCATCTTGTCGGCGATCTCTTCGGCCGAGTGGCCGGCGATGAACTTCATCGTCTTGACGAAGGCATTGGCGAGCTTCTGCGCCTCGTCCTTGTGGCCCTCGAGCCAGCTCGACTGGACGTAGAAAGAGGCCGCCGGATAGTCGCCGCCAAGTGCTGCCTTGGTCTTTTCGGGCGTGCGCATATCGACCAACACCTTGGCCTCGCCGGTCTGGAGGAGCTTGGCGATGGTCGGCTCGGTGGTCATGCCGGCCTGGATCTGGTCCTGCTTGACGGCGGCGATGAAGGTGTTGCCGGCGCCGACCGGAAGCAGCGTGTAATCGCCCGGCTTCAGGCCGCTGCGAACGGCGAGATACTGCGTCAGGAAATCGGTCGAGGAGCCGAGCCCGGTGACGCCGAGCGTCGCGCCCTTGAAGTCGGCCGGCGACTTGATCTCGGGATGCTTGGCCGAGACCAGCTCGACCTCGCCTGGCGCCTGGCTGAACTGCACGATCGACTGGATGTATTTGCCCTTCGACTGCAGGTCGACGGTATGATCGTAGAAGCCGACGACACCCTGTACGGCGCCAGCCAGCAATTCGTTTTCGGCCTCGACGCCGGCGCGCGAGTTGATCAGCTCGACATCGAGCCCTTCATCCTTGAAATAGCCGAGCTGCTGGGTGAGCACGGCCGGCAGATAGATCTGCTTTTCCATGCCGCCGACGATGATGGTGATCTTGTCGGCAGCCGATGCCGCCGATGCGCCAGCGCCAACCATGGCAAGCGTCAGCGCCATCGAGCGCAGCGCGCGTTTAGAGATGAAACCGGTCACGTAATTTCCTCCACTGGGCGGCGCGCCGCGCCGCATTTCCTCCTGCCGGCCGCTCCCAGGCCGCTCATGTGGCGAACGCCACAAAACCGTCATGGCATGGCCAAGCTTTCAGCTGGCTTTCAGCCGTTTTGGCGGCCGTGGAATGGAATCCGGCGTGGTTCCCGGTCACGAGGCAGTGAAGCCGAGAACGTCGCGCATATCATATTCGCCCGGTGGCCGCCCGGCGACCCAGAGTGCCGCCGCGATGGCGCCCCGCGCGAACATCGAGCGGTCGCCGGCGGCATGCGAGAGCGTGAGCGTCTCGCCTTCGGTGAGGAAGCTCACGCTGTGCTCGCCGACGATGCTGCCGCCGCGCACAACGGCAAAGCCGATCTCGCCGGTGGGGCGCGGACCGACGTGGCCGTCGCGGGTGCGCTGCGCCGCATCGTCCAGCTCGACGCCGCGCCCGCGCGCCGCCGCTTCGCCGAGCATCAGCGCCGTGCCCGACGGTGCGTCGACCTTCATGCGGTGATGCGCTTCGAGAATTTCCACGTCACAGTCTTCTGCGCCGAGTGCGCTCGCCGCCTGTTCGACCAGCCCGGTCAGCACGTTGAGGCCCAGCGAATAGCTTCCGGAGCGCACGACGGCGATCTTCTTCGCGGCGTCGGCAATCGCCTCCAGTTCAGCGCCGTCGAAACCTGTCGAGCCGATCACCAGCGCCGGACCGCCGCGCGCGGCGCAGGCCTTGGCCAACTCGGCGGAAGCCGCGGGCGTGGTGAAATCGACGACCACATCGGCAAGCGCCAGCGCTTCGTCGCGCTCAAGCAGTCCCTGGTCCGTACTGCCCGGCCGATGGAAGCGCGCGACGAGCTGCAGCCGCGGATCGGCCGCGACGGTTTGCGCCATCTGCCGGCCCATGCGGCCGAGCGCGCCGGCGACGGCTATCCTGAGCGGCTGCGGCATGGCGATCCTGTCGAAAGCTGAGTCGGAACAATCCTCTAGCACGCCGCCCTGGCAAATTGATTCAAGCGTTGATTCAGGCGGCGCCGTTGGTCTTCAGCATCATGCCGGCGATTTCCTTGACCAGCTTGGCGGCGACCAGCGCCGTCACGTTGGAGAGGTCCTGGCGCGGATTGTATTCGACCAGGTCAGCGGCGACGATCGGTTGGTCTATTGCCTGGATCAGGCCGATGACCTGGCGGGTGGTGAAGCCGCCCGGCTCGCGGTGCGAGATGCCGGGGGCGAAGGCCGGATCGAGAGCGTCGATGTCCATCGAGATATAGACGGGTGTCTTGAGGTCGAGCTGCAGCCCTTCCCTGAAATGCCGCATCTCAACCACCTCGACGCCGAAGCGCTTGAACTGGTCGCGATGGTGATCGTTGACGGTGCGCAGGCCGATCTGGATCAGCCGGTCGGCCAGCTTCTCCTCCATGACGCGGGCAAAGGGCGAGGTGTGCGAGCGCGGATTGTCTTCATAGGCATGATAGATGTCCGG includes the following:
- a CDS encoding type II toxin-antitoxin system RelE/ParE family toxin translates to MKYRVRFHAAAERDIAELLSELAPKAGVEIALRFVGRIVDYCLDFETFPERGTRHDEIAPDLRTVGWRRRATIAFEVAGDKVIILRILYAGRTLELPDEE
- a CDS encoding type II toxin-antitoxin system ParD family antitoxin; the protein is MRNSQPLTITLPLEMAQMVKNKVASGEYATESEVIRDGLRTLAARDAAVERWLREEVVPTMQDARANPEKLLTAEQMRRNLSEHINAIVAKPRSGA
- a CDS encoding ABC transporter permease; the encoded protein is MTAISPTDQAAARATSIVAAEAQARARLRKRHALVIGLRLAILVVFLGLWELCADYNIIDPFFFSSPSGIWEQIWSWITEGTSQGPLWLQIYVTLEETFLGFAIGAIGGIVAGIILGRNKLLADVFSIYIKIANSVPRVVLGSVFIIALGLGMASKVALAVVMVFFVVFANAFQGVREADRAMIANAQILGASPMQITTSVIIPSAMSWILASLHVSFGFALVGAVVGEFLGAKQGMGLLISTAQGAFNANGVFAAMIILAVMALVVEFIITRFENYVVKWRPAPFNEQGA
- a CDS encoding ABC transporter ATP-binding protein, with amino-acid sequence MQLQTMAAEKLSPAAPPADAAIAIDDVTLRFVTPDGHMMTAIRDFTMTVARGEFACVVGPTGCGKSTTLNLVTGLLRPTTGNVRVMGNPVTDISRDIGFVFQADALFPWRSVIDNVAAGPLFRGTPKKEAYEKARDWIGRVGLSRFEKHYPHQLSGGMRKRVALAQTFINQPKILLMDEPFSALDMQTRTAMQDELLGLWSGLKSSVVFVTHDLEEAVALADKVYVLTAGPGTVKSVYRIDLPRPRVMADIRYDPKFIEIAKVIWSDLREEVQLGQSRGLQAGH
- a CDS encoding ABC transporter substrate-binding protein codes for the protein MALTLAMVGAGASAASAADKITIIVGGMEKQIYLPAVLTQQLGYFKDEGLDVELINSRAGVEAENELLAGAVQGVVGFYDHTVDLQSKGKYIQSIVQFSQAPGEVELVSAKHPEIKSPADFKGATLGVTGLGSSTDFLTQYLAVRSGLKPGDYTLLPVGAGNTFIAAVKQDQIQAGMTTEPTIAKLLQTGEAKVLVDMRTPEKTKAALGGDYPAASFYVQSSWLEGHKDEAQKLANAFVKTMKFIAGHSAEEIADKMPKDYYAGSKELYVQGLAGGKAMFTPDGRMPADGPETVLKVLSTFSKSLQGKQIDLSKTYTTEFVDAAK
- the dapB gene encoding 4-hydroxy-tetrahydrodipicolinate reductase, which encodes MPQPLRIAVAGALGRMGRQMAQTVAADPRLQLVARFHRPGSTDQGLLERDEALALADVVVDFTTPAASAELAKACAARGGPALVIGSTGFDGAELEAIADAAKKIAVVRSGSYSLGLNVLTGLVEQAASALGAEDCDVEILEAHHRMKVDAPSGTALMLGEAAARGRGVELDDAAQRTRDGHVGPRPTGEIGFAVVRGGSIVGEHSVSFLTEGETLTLSHAAGDRSMFARGAIAAALWVAGRPPGEYDMRDVLGFTAS
- the speB gene encoding agmatinase produces the protein MAKVSLLGIPHDENSSYLRGPAEAPPLIRRELASDAYTSWSETGFDLTDRFVDHGDIDFTQPGDPWQRIEAEVGRALDAGHPLISLGGDHAISWPVLRAVRRRHQSLTIVHIDAHPDIYHAYEDNPRSHTSPFARVMEEKLADRLIQIGLRTVNDHHRDQFKRFGVEVVEMRHFREGLQLDLKTPVYISMDIDALDPAFAPGISHREPGGFTTRQVIGLIQAIDQPIVAADLVEYNPRQDLSNVTALVAAKLVKEIAGMMLKTNGAA